The following coding sequences lie in one Monomorium pharaonis isolate MP-MQ-018 chromosome 1, ASM1337386v2, whole genome shotgun sequence genomic window:
- the LOC105835234 gene encoding leucine-rich repeat protein SHOC-2 isoform X2, translated as MSEDIAKTLLVQYYGISNGTKAEKFPSIQECAGSVENESDKLIGEQSTLDTNDDDMSRETEEQENDTENKEENSEIGTPTRSSRALNWEALEDNKEISSEFDIIFEANTTGLEDNEGNDSYLSLSEDVLPDSASDVSSITGKKRMKKSTVTFVPPSTPPLSRTPIYNETFVDLTSTGLMSLPIETIEKYPTIQMLYLENNNLSELPEKIFVILQHLRWLDIRNNLLTSLPTSIKSHPSLETILLQGNKIEKLPLELGLVPKLKTLNIAHNPITTPPKDIIALGCSSILNYLRSEWNKLHPNESVTFVEQKIEPKASTILCYRSPREKQWKLSKVPRRLSKSTNDIGSSFKNSAIKKKSRTYKPSNRYSNMDNDTFLENLVNSISDTHNNSAAGSLCASCARNFAIRCKDANNKKNESNNQDEKCNKQHEFLKMIALCQDIKRTYIKEEIAEVDAKILHLTGPSPRSCYIRQNVTELITYKHYREKECRIKPIANETKHIALIKSHHSTVFNEEKMKCRNVEHSELVFDIVTKDMRRMQLRPMQLKDSRSMLSCLENYLDIKKAN; from the exons ATGTCCGAAGATATCGCGAAAACTCTTCTAGTGCAATATTATGGAATTTCTAATGGGACCAAAGCCGAAAAATTTCCATCGATCCAAGAATGTGCGGGCAGCGTAGAGAACGAATCAGACAAATTGATCGGCGAGCAATCAACCTTGGACACAAACGATGATGACATGTCCAGGGAAACAGAGGAGCAG GAAAATGACACTGAAAACAAAGAAGAGAATTCTGAGATTGGCACACCGACGAGATCCTCGCGAGCATTGAATTGGGAAGCGCTTGAAGacaataaagaaatatcaTCTGAATTCGATATTATCTTTGAAGCAAATACAACGg GTCTGGAAGACAATGAAGGGAATGATTCGTATCTCTCGCTTAGCGAAGATGTACTACCGGACAGCGCTTCGGACGTTTCTTCAATAACGggaaagaaaagaatgaagaaaTCTACGGTTACATTTGTTCCGCCTTCAACGCCGCCGCTAAGCAGAACTCCGATATATAATGAGACTTTTGTAGATTTAACGAGCACTGGCCTTATGTCGCTTCCTATTgaaacgatagaaaaatatcctACAATACAA atGTTGTATCTAGAGAACAACAATCTCTCTGAGCTTCCCGAGAAGATTTTCGTTATTTTGCAACATTTACGGTGGCTGGACATTCGAAATAATCTACTGACAAGTTTACCTACGAGCATTAAATCGCATCCTTCACTAGAGACCATCTTGTtgcaaggaaataaaattgagaagTTACCATTAGAACTTG GTCTAGTGCCAAAACTTAAAACTCTTAATATAGCGCATAATCCTATTACTACACCTCCAAAAGACATTATTGCTCTCGGATGCTCGAGTATTCTCAACTACCTCCGGTCTGAATGGAATAAATTGCATCCAAATGAGTCCGTGACGTTTGTGGAAC AGAAGATCGAACCAAAGGCATCAACGATCTTGTGTTATCGATCTCCGCGTGAAAAGCAATGGAAATTATCAAAAGTTCCGCGGCGATTATCAAAAAGTACAAATGATATTGGCAGTTCGTTCAAAAACTCTGCGATCAAGAAGAAAAGTAGAACTTATAAGCCTAGTAACAGGTATAGCAATATGGATAATGATACTTTTCTGGAGAATTTGGTAAATAGTATCAGTGATACACATAACAATAGTGCGGCAGGCTCTCTTTGCGCATCGTGTGCACGAAATTTTGCTATACGATGCAAGGACGCGaataacaagaaaaatgaGAGTAACAATCAAgatgaaaaatgtaacaagcagcacgaatttttaaaaatgatagcTTTGTGCCAAGACATCAAAAGAACTTACATCAAGGAAGAAATAGCCGAGGTGGATGCGAAAATCTTGCATTTAACCGGGCCGTCACCCAGATCGTGTTATATTAGGCAAAACGTTACGGAATTAATAACCTATAAGCATTATCGCGAAAAGGAATGTAGAATTAAGCCCATCGCCAATGAGACGAAACACATCGCGCTTATAAAGTCGCATCATTCCACAGTGTTCAACGAggaaaaaatgaaatgtaGAAACGTTGAACATTCGGAACTGGTTTTCGATATTGTTACAAAAGACATGCGAAGAATGCAGTTGCGACCGATGCAGCTGAAAGATTCACGCAGCATGTTATCATGCTTAGAGAATTatcttgatattaaaaaagctaattag
- the LOC105835234 gene encoding uncharacterized protein LOC105835234 isoform X1, with protein MSEDIAKTLLVQYYGISNGTKAEKFPSIQECAGSVENESDKLIGEQSTLDTNDDDMSRETEEQENDTENKEENSEIGTPTRSSRALNWEALEDNKEISSEFDIIFEANTTGNLYENTSVGNETHDLATYSKTTSITLGLEDNEGNDSYLSLSEDVLPDSASDVSSITGKKRMKKSTVTFVPPSTPPLSRTPIYNETFVDLTSTGLMSLPIETIEKYPTIQMLYLENNNLSELPEKIFVILQHLRWLDIRNNLLTSLPTSIKSHPSLETILLQGNKIEKLPLELGLVPKLKTLNIAHNPITTPPKDIIALGCSSILNYLRSEWNKLHPNESVTFVEQKIEPKASTILCYRSPREKQWKLSKVPRRLSKSTNDIGSSFKNSAIKKKSRTYKPSNRYSNMDNDTFLENLVNSISDTHNNSAAGSLCASCARNFAIRCKDANNKKNESNNQDEKCNKQHEFLKMIALCQDIKRTYIKEEIAEVDAKILHLTGPSPRSCYIRQNVTELITYKHYREKECRIKPIANETKHIALIKSHHSTVFNEEKMKCRNVEHSELVFDIVTKDMRRMQLRPMQLKDSRSMLSCLENYLDIKKAN; from the exons ATGTCCGAAGATATCGCGAAAACTCTTCTAGTGCAATATTATGGAATTTCTAATGGGACCAAAGCCGAAAAATTTCCATCGATCCAAGAATGTGCGGGCAGCGTAGAGAACGAATCAGACAAATTGATCGGCGAGCAATCAACCTTGGACACAAACGATGATGACATGTCCAGGGAAACAGAGGAGCAG GAAAATGACACTGAAAACAAAGAAGAGAATTCTGAGATTGGCACACCGACGAGATCCTCGCGAGCATTGAATTGGGAAGCGCTTGAAGacaataaagaaatatcaTCTGAATTCGATATTATCTTTGAAGCAAATACAACGggtaatttatatgaaaatacttCTGTTGGCAATGAAACGCATGATCTTGCCACATACAGCAAGACTACTTCTATCACTTTGG GTCTGGAAGACAATGAAGGGAATGATTCGTATCTCTCGCTTAGCGAAGATGTACTACCGGACAGCGCTTCGGACGTTTCTTCAATAACGggaaagaaaagaatgaagaaaTCTACGGTTACATTTGTTCCGCCTTCAACGCCGCCGCTAAGCAGAACTCCGATATATAATGAGACTTTTGTAGATTTAACGAGCACTGGCCTTATGTCGCTTCCTATTgaaacgatagaaaaatatcctACAATACAA atGTTGTATCTAGAGAACAACAATCTCTCTGAGCTTCCCGAGAAGATTTTCGTTATTTTGCAACATTTACGGTGGCTGGACATTCGAAATAATCTACTGACAAGTTTACCTACGAGCATTAAATCGCATCCTTCACTAGAGACCATCTTGTtgcaaggaaataaaattgagaagTTACCATTAGAACTTG GTCTAGTGCCAAAACTTAAAACTCTTAATATAGCGCATAATCCTATTACTACACCTCCAAAAGACATTATTGCTCTCGGATGCTCGAGTATTCTCAACTACCTCCGGTCTGAATGGAATAAATTGCATCCAAATGAGTCCGTGACGTTTGTGGAAC AGAAGATCGAACCAAAGGCATCAACGATCTTGTGTTATCGATCTCCGCGTGAAAAGCAATGGAAATTATCAAAAGTTCCGCGGCGATTATCAAAAAGTACAAATGATATTGGCAGTTCGTTCAAAAACTCTGCGATCAAGAAGAAAAGTAGAACTTATAAGCCTAGTAACAGGTATAGCAATATGGATAATGATACTTTTCTGGAGAATTTGGTAAATAGTATCAGTGATACACATAACAATAGTGCGGCAGGCTCTCTTTGCGCATCGTGTGCACGAAATTTTGCTATACGATGCAAGGACGCGaataacaagaaaaatgaGAGTAACAATCAAgatgaaaaatgtaacaagcagcacgaatttttaaaaatgatagcTTTGTGCCAAGACATCAAAAGAACTTACATCAAGGAAGAAATAGCCGAGGTGGATGCGAAAATCTTGCATTTAACCGGGCCGTCACCCAGATCGTGTTATATTAGGCAAAACGTTACGGAATTAATAACCTATAAGCATTATCGCGAAAAGGAATGTAGAATTAAGCCCATCGCCAATGAGACGAAACACATCGCGCTTATAAAGTCGCATCATTCCACAGTGTTCAACGAggaaaaaatgaaatgtaGAAACGTTGAACATTCGGAACTGGTTTTCGATATTGTTACAAAAGACATGCGAAGAATGCAGTTGCGACCGATGCAGCTGAAAGATTCACGCAGCATGTTATCATGCTTAGAGAATTatcttgatattaaaaaagctaattag
- the LOC105835234 gene encoding E3 ubiquitin-protein ligase LRSAM1 isoform X3, translating to MSEDIAKTLLVQYYGISNGTKAEKFPSIQECAGSVENESDKLIGEQSTLDTNDDDMSRETEEQENDTENKEENSEIGTPTRSSRALNWEALEDNKEISSEFDIIFEANTTGNLYENTSVGNETHDLATYSKTTSITLGLEDNEGNDSYLSLSEDVLPDSASDVSSITGKKRMKKSTVTFVPPSTPPLSRTPIYNETFVDLTSTGLMSLPIETIEKYPTIQMLYLENNNLSELPEKIFVILQHLRWLDIRNNLLTSLPTSIKSHPSLETILLQGNKIEKLPLELGLVPKLKTLNIAHNPITTPPKDIIALGCSSILNYLRSEWNKLHPNESVTFVEQKIEPKASTILCYRSPREKQWKLSKVPRRLSKSTNDIGSSFKNSAIKKKSRTYKPSNRCEDKGTNIVMEQRLQWISKARDLLNAQSATIQRIKDTDTLKKWRRDKRSFNKSMEKVSRRNEDDIPFAIDIEDYPTIQKCLQKAGDCADNRNQKRSLNINQKIQELSKFLKKLEIAKSSEILTPKSKQKYLQTEIEKLSHFQKEVHNLRRYNEIIPAPINSLNNSS from the exons ATGTCCGAAGATATCGCGAAAACTCTTCTAGTGCAATATTATGGAATTTCTAATGGGACCAAAGCCGAAAAATTTCCATCGATCCAAGAATGTGCGGGCAGCGTAGAGAACGAATCAGACAAATTGATCGGCGAGCAATCAACCTTGGACACAAACGATGATGACATGTCCAGGGAAACAGAGGAGCAG GAAAATGACACTGAAAACAAAGAAGAGAATTCTGAGATTGGCACACCGACGAGATCCTCGCGAGCATTGAATTGGGAAGCGCTTGAAGacaataaagaaatatcaTCTGAATTCGATATTATCTTTGAAGCAAATACAACGggtaatttatatgaaaatacttCTGTTGGCAATGAAACGCATGATCTTGCCACATACAGCAAGACTACTTCTATCACTTTGG GTCTGGAAGACAATGAAGGGAATGATTCGTATCTCTCGCTTAGCGAAGATGTACTACCGGACAGCGCTTCGGACGTTTCTTCAATAACGggaaagaaaagaatgaagaaaTCTACGGTTACATTTGTTCCGCCTTCAACGCCGCCGCTAAGCAGAACTCCGATATATAATGAGACTTTTGTAGATTTAACGAGCACTGGCCTTATGTCGCTTCCTATTgaaacgatagaaaaatatcctACAATACAA atGTTGTATCTAGAGAACAACAATCTCTCTGAGCTTCCCGAGAAGATTTTCGTTATTTTGCAACATTTACGGTGGCTGGACATTCGAAATAATCTACTGACAAGTTTACCTACGAGCATTAAATCGCATCCTTCACTAGAGACCATCTTGTtgcaaggaaataaaattgagaagTTACCATTAGAACTTG GTCTAGTGCCAAAACTTAAAACTCTTAATATAGCGCATAATCCTATTACTACACCTCCAAAAGACATTATTGCTCTCGGATGCTCGAGTATTCTCAACTACCTCCGGTCTGAATGGAATAAATTGCATCCAAATGAGTCCGTGACGTTTGTGGAAC AGAAGATCGAACCAAAGGCATCAACGATCTTGTGTTATCGATCTCCGCGTGAAAAGCAATGGAAATTATCAAAAGTTCCGCGGCGATTATCAAAAAGTACAAATGATATTGGCAGTTCGTTCAAAAACTCTGCGATCAAGAAGAAAAGTAGAACTTATAAGCCTAGTAACAG atGTGAGGATAAAGGTACTAATATTGTCATGGAACAGCGGTTACAATGGATTTCCAAAGCAAGAGATTTGTTGAACGCACAATCAGCAACAATTCAAAGAATTAA GGATACAGATACTCTAAAAAAATGGAGACGTGACAAACGAAGTTTCAATAAAAGCATGGAGAAGGTATCGAGAAGAAATGaag aTGACATTCCATTTGCAATTGACATTGAAGATTATCctacaatacaaaaatgtttacaaaaagCG ggAGACTGTGCAGACAATCGAAATCAGAAAAGATCACT aaatataaatcaaaagattcaagaattatcaaaattcttgaaaaaacttgaaattgcAAAATCTTCTGAAATATTGACACCAAAatctaaacaaaaatatcttcaaaCTGAAATTGAAAAG CTTTCTCATTTTCAAAAAGAAGTGCACAATTTAAGAagatataatgaaattatacCAGCTCCAATAAATTCTCTAAATAATtcatcttaa
- the LOC105835234 gene encoding cyclic GMP-binding protein C isoform X4 has protein sequence MSEDIAKTLLVQYYGISNGTKAEKFPSIQECAGSVENESDKLIGEQSTLDTNDDDMSRETEEQENDTENKEENSEIGTPTRSSRALNWEALEDNKEISSEFDIIFEANTTGNLYENTSVGNETHDLATYSKTTSITLGLEDNEGNDSYLSLSEDVLPDSASDVSSITGKKRMKKSTVTFVPPSTPPLSRTPIYNETFVDLTSTGLMSLPIETIEKYPTIQMLYLENNNLSELPEKIFVILQHLRWLDIRNNLLTSLPTSIKSHPSLETILLQGNKIEKLPLELGLVPKLKTLNIAHNPITTPPKDIIALGCSSILNYLRSEWNKLHPNESVTFVEQKIEPKASTILCYRSPREKQWKLSKVPRRLSKSTNDIGSSFKNSAIKKKSRTYKPSNRCEDKGTNIVMEQRLQWISKARDLLNAQSATIQRIKDTDTLKKWRRDKRSFNKSMEKVSRRNEDDIPFAIDIEDYPTIQKCLQKAV, from the exons ATGTCCGAAGATATCGCGAAAACTCTTCTAGTGCAATATTATGGAATTTCTAATGGGACCAAAGCCGAAAAATTTCCATCGATCCAAGAATGTGCGGGCAGCGTAGAGAACGAATCAGACAAATTGATCGGCGAGCAATCAACCTTGGACACAAACGATGATGACATGTCCAGGGAAACAGAGGAGCAG GAAAATGACACTGAAAACAAAGAAGAGAATTCTGAGATTGGCACACCGACGAGATCCTCGCGAGCATTGAATTGGGAAGCGCTTGAAGacaataaagaaatatcaTCTGAATTCGATATTATCTTTGAAGCAAATACAACGggtaatttatatgaaaatacttCTGTTGGCAATGAAACGCATGATCTTGCCACATACAGCAAGACTACTTCTATCACTTTGG GTCTGGAAGACAATGAAGGGAATGATTCGTATCTCTCGCTTAGCGAAGATGTACTACCGGACAGCGCTTCGGACGTTTCTTCAATAACGggaaagaaaagaatgaagaaaTCTACGGTTACATTTGTTCCGCCTTCAACGCCGCCGCTAAGCAGAACTCCGATATATAATGAGACTTTTGTAGATTTAACGAGCACTGGCCTTATGTCGCTTCCTATTgaaacgatagaaaaatatcctACAATACAA atGTTGTATCTAGAGAACAACAATCTCTCTGAGCTTCCCGAGAAGATTTTCGTTATTTTGCAACATTTACGGTGGCTGGACATTCGAAATAATCTACTGACAAGTTTACCTACGAGCATTAAATCGCATCCTTCACTAGAGACCATCTTGTtgcaaggaaataaaattgagaagTTACCATTAGAACTTG GTCTAGTGCCAAAACTTAAAACTCTTAATATAGCGCATAATCCTATTACTACACCTCCAAAAGACATTATTGCTCTCGGATGCTCGAGTATTCTCAACTACCTCCGGTCTGAATGGAATAAATTGCATCCAAATGAGTCCGTGACGTTTGTGGAAC AGAAGATCGAACCAAAGGCATCAACGATCTTGTGTTATCGATCTCCGCGTGAAAAGCAATGGAAATTATCAAAAGTTCCGCGGCGATTATCAAAAAGTACAAATGATATTGGCAGTTCGTTCAAAAACTCTGCGATCAAGAAGAAAAGTAGAACTTATAAGCCTAGTAACAG atGTGAGGATAAAGGTACTAATATTGTCATGGAACAGCGGTTACAATGGATTTCCAAAGCAAGAGATTTGTTGAACGCACAATCAGCAACAATTCAAAGAATTAA GGATACAGATACTCTAAAAAAATGGAGACGTGACAAACGAAGTTTCAATAAAAGCATGGAGAAGGTATCGAGAAGAAATGaag aTGACATTCCATTTGCAATTGACATTGAAGATTATCctacaatacaaaaatgtttacaaaaagCGGTATGA